The window GTCGGACTTCCCGCACCCGCGTTGCCCTGGCTGACCGTGGACCAGATCCAGGCGCTGATCGTGCCGGCGATAGGTATCTCGGTGGTGGCGTTCTCGGACAACATCCTCACCGCGCGGGCCTTCGCGTCACGGGCCGGTCAGAACATCGACCCCAACACCGAGCTGCGTGCGCTGGGCGTCAGCAATCTGGCCGTCGGTTTCCTGCGCGGCTTTCCGGTCAGCTCGAGCGCCAGCCGGACTGCGCTGGCGGCCGCGGCCGGGGCCCGGACCCAGATGTACTCGCTGGTGGTTCTCGCGGTGGTGGCCGTGGTCGTCGTGTTCGGTGGCGGCCTGGTGTCGCACGTGCCCGCGGCCGCCCTCGGCGGACTGATCGTCTACGCCGCGCTGAAACTGGTCGACGTCCGCAGCTTCCGGGCGTTGGCCCGCTTCCGCCGCAGCGAGGTGGTCCTGGCCGCGCTGACCGCGATCGCGGTGACCGTGTTCGGACTTCTCTACGGTGTGGGGATCGCGGTGGCCCTGTCGGTCCTCGATCTGCTCCGGCGCCTCTCCCACGCGCACGACAGCGTGCAGGGTCTGGTGCCGGGACTGGCCGGGATGCACGACGTCGACGACTATCCCGACGCCCGGATCGTTCCGGGCCTGGTGGTGTATCGCTACGACGCCCCGCTGTGCTTCGCCAACGCCGAGGACTTCCGGCGCCGCGCCCTCGAGGCGATCGACCAGATGGATCAACCCACCCGGTGGTTCGTTCTCAACGCCGAGGCCAACGTCGAGGTGGACATGACCGCGATCGAGGCCCTGGATCAGGTACGCCAGGACTGCCTGCGCCGCGGCATCGTGTTCGCGATGGCCCGGGTGAAGCAGGATCTCCGCGAGGCACTGGCGGCCGGCGGCGTCCTCGACGAGATCGGGCAGGACCGGCTGTACATGACGTTGCCGACCGCCGTCGCGGCCTATCAGGCCTGGGTCGCATCCGGAAACAAGGGCTGACGAGCACGGATTTTGGGCCCGGGCCTCGAGCGCGTACCATCGATCAACGGTGCGGCTTGCGCGCCGGCTTTTTGCGTGCCCCATCGGGATACCCGTGTGAAACCGGGAATGCCCCAGATCCGGCCCACGTTTTCAAGTCGGATCACGGCTGCGCCAACCCGGCCCACAAAGCCGAGCAGGCCAGGAAGCCGATACGAAACGAAAGCAAGGATCGTTACAGAGTATGGCCAAAAAAGACGGTGCCATAGAGGTCGAGGGTCGTGTCGTCGAACCCCTGCCCAATGCGATGTTCCGCATTGAGCTGGAGAACGGACACAAGGTTCTCGCCCACATCAGCGGCAAGATGCGGCAGCACTACATCCGCATCCTCCCCGAGGATCGCGTCGTGGTGGAGCTCTCGCCCTACGACCTGACCCGGGGTCGCATCGTGTACCGCTACAAGTGACGAGCGCTCGCGCGAATCACCGATAAGTACAGCAACACCTCAGAACCCCGAGAAGAAGGATCGACACAGCCGTGAAGGTGAACCCGAGCGTCAAGCCGATCTGCGACAAGTGCAGGGTGATCCGCCGGCATGGGCGGGTCATGGTGATCTGCTCCGATCCCCGCCACAAGCAGCGGCAGGGCTAGAGCGGAACTCCCGCAGATCGACAACTGAATGATGAACTCCCAGCACCACTGAGCGGCATACGGCCGCTTGATGAGCTCCCCGGTGAAAGCCGAGGACTCAGCACGTCCGGCACGGAGGCCGGACCCCGGCAAGAGTTCCGGGAACGGACTGGGATCAGACCTCCGCAGAACACGAGGAATGGCACACATGGCCCGACTTATGGGCGTCGATCTCCCGCGCGACAAGCGCATGGAGATCGCGCTGACCTACATCTACGGCGTCGGCCGTACCCGCTCCCAGGAAATCCTG is drawn from Mycolicibacterium gilvum and contains these coding sequences:
- a CDS encoding SulP family inorganic anion transporter, translated to MTSNFGELRSYRRSALRDDTQAGLSVAAYLVPQALAYATLAGLSPAAGLWAALPPLLVYAILGSSRQLSVGPESTTALMTAAVLAPVVGGDDPVRYAASAAVLAILVGLVCLGAGMLRLGYLANMLSKPVLVGYMLGVALAMVAGQLGRIAGVEVTGDTVPAQLAAFAAAVDGVHWPTAGLALGVLVLVLTMERVAPTLPAPLIGVVVATVVTWAGELTRFGVAVVGDVPVGLPAPALPWLTVDQIQALIVPAIGISVVAFSDNILTARAFASRAGQNIDPNTELRALGVSNLAVGFLRGFPVSSSASRTALAAAAGARTQMYSLVVLAVVAVVVVFGGGLVSHVPAAALGGLIVYAALKLVDVRSFRALARFRRSEVVLAALTAIAVTVFGLLYGVGIAVALSVLDLLRRLSHAHDSVQGLVPGLAGMHDVDDYPDARIVPGLVVYRYDAPLCFANAEDFRRRALEAIDQMDQPTRWFVLNAEANVEVDMTAIEALDQVRQDCLRRGIVFAMARVKQDLREALAAGGVLDEIGQDRLYMTLPTAVAAYQAWVASGNKG
- the rpmJ gene encoding 50S ribosomal protein L36, with protein sequence MKVNPSVKPICDKCRVIRRHGRVMVICSDPRHKQRQG
- the infA gene encoding translation initiation factor IF-1, translating into MAKKDGAIEVEGRVVEPLPNAMFRIELENGHKVLAHISGKMRQHYIRILPEDRVVVELSPYDLTRGRIVYRYK